The following coding sequences are from one Anas acuta chromosome 15, bAnaAcu1.1, whole genome shotgun sequence window:
- the PSMG3 gene encoding proteasome assembly chaperone 3 isoform X1 has translation MAAALRHLPAPRAAGGRGKAPLLSWLGGPGRRTAAAARPEEAMAANPIVTSKQREEVVHGVPTEVVCTAFSNSILVVVTQYGKLGTLVYVDPNTIGDNIGRPSLTTKVLLGKDEPLVHVCAKNLVAFVSQEAGNKPVLLAMALKDKTMEGIQALREVIRSCQVW, from the exons ATGGCGGCGGCCCTGCGCCATCTCCCCGCGCCGCGGGCggctggagggaggggaaaggcgCCGCTTCTGTCGTGGCTGGGCGGGCCCGGGCGGAgaacggcggcggcggcgaggccTGAGGAGG CAATGGCAGCAAATCCCATCGTGACGTCAAAGCAGCGAGAGGAAGTGGTACACGGGGTCCCCACGGAGGTGGTGTGCACGGCGTTCTCCAACTCCATTCTTGTGGTGGTAACGCAGTACGGCAAGCTGGGGACGCTCGTCTATGTGGACCCCAACACAATAGGCGACAACATTGGCAGGCCTTCGCTCACCACAAAAGTGCTACTGGGCAAGGATGAG cCCCTCGTCCATGTTTGTGCCAAAAACCTGGTGGCGTTCGTGTCTCAGGAAGCTGGGAACAAACCTGTTCTTCTCGCCATGGCTTTAAAAGACAAGACCATGGAAGGAATACAAGCTCTACGGGAAGTGATCCGAAGTTGCCAAGTGTGGTGA
- the PSMG3 gene encoding proteasome assembly chaperone 3 isoform X2: MAANPIVTSKQREEVVHGVPTEVVCTAFSNSILVVVTQYGKLGTLVYVDPNTIGDNIGRPSLTTKVLLGKDEPLVHVCAKNLVAFVSQEAGNKPVLLAMALKDKTMEGIQALREVIRSCQVW, translated from the exons ATGGCAGCAAATCCCATCGTGACGTCAAAGCAGCGAGAGGAAGTGGTACACGGGGTCCCCACGGAGGTGGTGTGCACGGCGTTCTCCAACTCCATTCTTGTGGTGGTAACGCAGTACGGCAAGCTGGGGACGCTCGTCTATGTGGACCCCAACACAATAGGCGACAACATTGGCAGGCCTTCGCTCACCACAAAAGTGCTACTGGGCAAGGATGAG cCCCTCGTCCATGTTTGTGCCAAAAACCTGGTGGCGTTCGTGTCTCAGGAAGCTGGGAACAAACCTGTTCTTCTCGCCATGGCTTTAAAAGACAAGACCATGGAAGGAATACAAGCTCTACGGGAAGTGATCCGAAGTTGCCAAGTGTGGTGA